From Molothrus ater isolate BHLD 08-10-18 breed brown headed cowbird chromosome 8, BPBGC_Mater_1.1, whole genome shotgun sequence, a single genomic window includes:
- the LOC118688215 gene encoding bone morphogenetic protein 2-like, with protein sequence MATRPPCLWLCLAGLLSLRAAGALPLRPDPRDAVLAAALQRLREVFDIEELPPDVLPRKKPPQFMVDLFNKVADANGITRAPGLLQGDVVRSFEDRVHVDHHHFYFDISAMEKSEQMLKAEFRVFKLKRAHRSRRSDTQHFCKVEVYELLESENKPQKKHLIASRLLSLYTEGWEVFNVTQTVSKWVGNSSSNHGFWITATHVSSNGMKHDVVTFAKSQSALQESRNALLVLFTNSNKRRSHSFVPSATKSETNHPAKSDAPRVSRDTAVMESSSASMSRRPRAAAAPAARSPLAACHRRELYVDFHAIGWSGWIIHPSGYNAFYCRGSCIFPLGESLNATNHATVQSIVYTLKLSQDVSMPCCVPDELKSLNLLYFDDKQNVVLKNYKDMVATRCGCH encoded by the exons ATGGCGACCCGCCCGCCgtgcctgtggctgtgcctggccgGGCTGCTGAGCCTGCGGGCGGCCGGAGCCCTGCCCCTGCGCCCCGACCCGCGGGACGCCGTGCTGGCCGCGGCCTTGCAGCGCCTGCGGGAGGTCTTCGACATCGAGGAGCTGCCGCCCGACGTGCTGCCCCGCAAGAAGCCGCCCCAGTTCATGGTGGATCTCTTCAACAAGGTGGCCGACGCCAACGGCATCACCCGcgccccggggctgctgcagggggacGTGGTGCGCAGCTTCGAGGACCGAG TTCACGTGGACCACCACCACTTCTACTTCGACATCAGCGCGATGGAGAAGAGCGAGCAGATGCTGAAAGCCGAGTTCAGGGTCTTCAAGCTTAAGAGAGCACATCGGTCCAGAAGGTCCGACACGCAACACTTCTGCAAA GTGGAAGTGTATGAGCTCTTGGAGAGTGAAAATAAGCCACAGAAAAAGCATCTCATTGCATCGAGATTATTGTCCCTCTACACAGAAGGCTGGGAAGTCTTCAACGTCACACAGACA GTTTCCAAGTGGGTTGGAAACAGCAGCTCCAACCATGGCTTTTGGATAACTGCGACACATGTTTCCAGCAATGGAATGAAACACGACGTGGTTACATTTGCCAAGAGCCAGAGCGCTttgcaggagagcagaaatgCTCTCCTTGTTCTCTTCACGAACAGCAACAAACGGAGGTCTCACAGCTTTGTACCCTCTGCTACAA AATCAGAAACAAACCACCCTGCCAAATCTGATGCTCCACGGGTTTCTCGTGACACTGCTGTAATggaaagcagcagtgccagcatgAGCAGGAGACCccgagctgctgcagcccctgctgccaggagcccaTTGGCAGCATGTCACAGAAGGGAGCTCTATGTGGACTTCCATGCTATTGGCTGGTCAGGATGGATTATTCACCCAAGTGGATACAATGCATTTTATTGCAGAGGATCCTGCATCTTCCCTTTGGGGGAAAGTCTAAATGCAACAAACCATGCTACAGTTCAGTCCATTGTTTATACACTGAAATTGTCTCAAGATGTCAGCAtgccctgctgtgtgccagaTGAATTGAAGTCCCTCAATCTTCTCTACTTTGATGACAAACAGAATGTCGTCCTTAAAAATTATAAAGACATGGTGGCAACAAGGTGTGGTTGTCATTAG